A genomic window from Arvicola amphibius chromosome 5, mArvAmp1.2, whole genome shotgun sequence includes:
- the Defb129 gene encoding beta-defensin 129, with protein sequence MKFLFPLVASLMLQYRVKPEFLAVKKCIMGFGKCKDSCLAEETEIQNCKSKKCCIGSKVTKLIKSYLRHEIPHIPDNDIVEMLKSEKKSREELRRKQALVTLPQIGDVNPLLSINSATVPKSSPVKSVTSRPGRRGLGGIASTKRHVEPIRDSANAAPPSLPGPP encoded by the exons aTGAAGTTCCTTTTTCCTCTCGTAGCCAGCCTCATGCTACAGTATCGGGTGAAACCAG AATTTTTGGCCGTGAAAAAATGTATAATGGGCTTCGGGAAATGCAAAGACAGCTGCCTCGCAGAGGAAACCGAGATAcagaactgcaaatcaaaaaaaTGCTGCATTGGTTCCAAAGTGACCAAGCTGATCAAAAGCTACCTGCGACACGAAATTCCCCACATCCCCGATAACGACATCGTGGAGATGCTGAAGAGCGAGAAGAAGTCCAGAGAGGAGTTGCGAAGGAAACAGGCCTTAGTCACACTTCCCCAAATTGGAGATGTCAACCCTTTGCTCAGTATCAACTCTGCCACTGTCCCAAAAAGCTCCCCTGTGAAGTCTGTCACCTCCAGGCCAGGCAGACGTGGCTTGGGCGGTATTGCTTCCACCAAGAGGCACGTGGAACCAATCAGGGATTCTGCCAATGCTGCCCCTCCGTCCCTACCTGGACCACCTTAG